CATCCAGGAGACCTTCTTCGCCATCGCCCGCGGCCAGGCCGAGGACCGCTGGGGGTGGCTGGACCCGGTGTACCCGCAGGAGGAGGCGCGCTCCGCCGCCCCCGCCCTCGCGCTGACCGAGCCGATCTGACCCCGCTACCCCGGAGGCGAGCATGTCCGCCGTGACGAACACCCTGGTGCACGACCTCTTCCGCGCCATCGACTCGCGCGAGTTCGAGCGCCTGCGGGAGATCTGCCACCCCGACGTCACCTACGAGCGCCCGGGATACGAGGCGTTCTCCGGGATCGACCGGCTGCTGAAGTTCTACCGCGAGGAGCGGGTGATCGCGAGCGGCGACCACCTCCTCACCGCCGCGCTGGTGGACGGCGCGTTCGGCGCCTGCTGGGGCCGATTCGTCGGCAAGCACCGCGACGGCTCCGACCTGGACGTGGAGTTCGCCGACACGTACGAGATCGAGGACGGCCGGATCCGGAAGCGGAAGTCGTTCTTCTATCGGCCGGCGGTGTGAGGGGGGGAGTGCGAAGTGCGAAGCGGCGCCCCCACCGGGATCTTCCGGTGGGGCGCCGTCGTTGGGGGCTTGAGGTACCCGGGGGGAGGGGGCGTGTAGAGTCGGCGGCTGCCTGCGAAGCGGAAAACTGCTGGCGGGCGCGCCCCGGGCGCGGTATCGTGTACAGATCCTGTCCCACCCCCAACCGACAAGCCAGCCGATGAAACGCCTGCTCCTCATGCTCGGCCTCCTGGCCGCCGCGCCCGCCGCGGCACAGGACGTCAGCATCCCGTACACCACCTTCCAGCTCCCCAACGGGCTGCGGGTGATC
This genomic stretch from Longimicrobiaceae bacterium harbors:
- a CDS encoding nuclear transport factor 2 family protein — encoded protein: MSAVTNTLVHDLFRAIDSREFERLREICHPDVTYERPGYEAFSGIDRLLKFYREERVIASGDHLLTAALVDGAFGACWGRFVGKHRDGSDLDVEFADTYEIEDGRIRKRKSFFYRPAV